One part of the Apus apus isolate bApuApu2 chromosome 23, bApuApu2.pri.cur, whole genome shotgun sequence genome encodes these proteins:
- the LOC127393769 gene encoding potassium voltage-gated channel subfamily A member 3-like: protein MDERRSLLYSPAASSTSRHPRGGSTSSHHNLGYTEQLPPAAPQPVPDREEEEGDEGEEGSMTVVEGGGGDPLLEEPQHPQPLLGGDRYDHPPTPAAVPAGQPVGGGEHECCERVVINISGLRFETQLKTLAQFPETLLGDPRKRMRYFDPLRNEYFFDRNRPSFDAILYYYQSGGRIRRPVNVPIDIFSEEIRFYQLGEEAMEKFREDEGFIREEQRPLPEKEFQRQVWLLFEYPESSGPARGIAIVSVLVILISIVIFCLETLPEFRDDHDYEQTGGTFGTGGGPLPPDVFTNSSSSAASMVSSFTDPFFVVETLCIIWFSFELLVRFFACPSKATFSKNIMNIIDIVAIIPYFITLGTELAERQGNGQQAMSLAILRVIRLVRVFRIFKLSRHSKGLQILGQTLKASMRELGLLIFFLFIGVILFSSAVYFAEADDPSSGFSSIPDAFWWAVVTMTTVGYGDMHPITIGGKIVGSLCAIAGVLTIALPVPVIVSNFNYFYHRETEGEEQAQYLHVGSCQHLSSSEEMRKARSNSTLSKSEYMVIEEGGINHSAFKQAAFKTGNCTTTNNPNCVNIKKIFTDV, encoded by the coding sequence ATGGACGAGCGCCGGAGCCTGCTCTACTCTCCGGCCGCCTCCTCCACCAGCCGACACCCCCGGGGCGGCTCAACCAGCAGCCACCACAACCTGGGCTACACCGAGCAGctgccccccgccgccccccagCCCGTCCCCGACcgagaggaggaagagggtgACGAAGGGGAGGAAGGCAGCATGACGGTGGTGGAAGGAGGCGGCGGAGACCCTTTGCTGGAAGAACCTCAGCACCCTCAACCTTTGCTCGGGGGGGATCGCTACGATCACCCCCCGACTCCGGCCGCTGTCCCCGCCGGGCAGCCCGTGGGCGGTGGGGAGCACGAGTGCTGCGAGCGGGTGGTGATCAACATCTCGGGGTTGAGGTTCGAGACCCAGCTGAAGACACTGGCGCAGTTCCCCGAGACCCTGCTGGGAGACCCCCGCAAGAGGATGCGCTACTTCGACCCTCTCCGCAACGAGTATTTCTTTGACCGAAACCGCCCCAGTTTCGACGCCATCCTCTACTACTACCAGTCGGGTGGGCGCATCAGGAGACCCGTCAATGTCCCCATTGATATCTTCTCCGAGGAGATCCGTTTCTACCAGCTGGgggaggaggccatggagaagTTTCGGGAGGATGAGGGTTTCATCCGGGAGGAGCAGCGGCCGCTTCCTGAGAAGGAGTTTCAGCGCCAAGTGTGGCTCCTCTTCGAGTACCCCGAGAGCTCTGGGCCGGCCCGAGGCATTGCCATAGTCTCTGTCCTGGTCATCCTTATCTCTATTGTCATCTTCTGTCTGGAGACTTTGCCTGAATTCAGGGATGACCACGACTATGAGCAAACTGGAGGGACCTTTGGGACGGGTGGTGGCCCTCTCCCACCTGATGTCTTCACCAATTCCTCATCTTCAGCTGCTTCCATGGTGTCGTCCTTCACCGACCCTTTCTTTGTAGTGGAGACTTTGTGCATCATCTGGTTCTCCTTCGAGCTGCTGGTCCGCTTCTTTGCCTGCCCCAGCAAAGCCACCTTCTCCAAGAACATCATGAACATCATTGACATTGTGGCCATCATCCCCTACTTCATCACGCTGGGCACCGAGCTGGCTGAGAGGCAAGGCAATGGCCAGCAAGCCATGTCCTTGGCCATCCTCAGAGTCATCCGGCTGGTCAGGGTCTTCAGGATCTTCAAGCTCTCCCGACACTCCAAGGGGCTGCAGATCCTGGGCCAGACCCTCAAGGCCAGCATGCGGGAGCTGGGTTTGctcatcttcttcctcttcatcgGCGTCATCCTCTTCTCCAGCGCCGTCTACTTCGCCGAGGCCGATGACCCCAGTTCTGGTTTCAGTAGCATCCCCGATGCCTTCTGGTGGGCCGTGGTGACCATGACCACGGTGGGCTATGGGGACATGCACCCCATCACCATTGGGGGCAAGATCGTGGGCTCTCTCTGCGCCATCGCGGGGGTGCTGACCATCGCTCTGCCCGTGCCTGTCATCGTCTCCAACTTCAACTATTTCTACCACCGGGAGACAGAAGGTGAGGAGCAAGCCCAGTACCTGCACGTCGGGAGCTGCCAGCACCTCTCATCCAGCGAGGAGATGAGGAAGGCTCGGAGCAATTCCACCCTCAGCAAGTCCGAGTACATGGTGATCGAGGAAGGGGGGATCAACCACAGTGCATTCAAACAGGCTGCCTTTAAAACAGGCAACTGCACCACCACAAACAATCCCAACTGTGTGAACATCAAAAAGATCTTTAcggatgtttaa